The DNA window CGCTCTTCGGCACGTGGCTCGACTACGTCTTCGACCGCCTGCGGGTGCTGGCCTGCGCCGTCGGTCTCTTCGGCGGGCAGTACCTGCGCACCGAGGACGCGATCTACCCGGTGCTGGCGACGCTCGTCATCTTCGTGGACATGTTCCGGTACCTGAACGCGCTGCAGATGTCCAAGGTCAAGCTGACGATGAAGGACCGGTTGCTCGCCGCGGCCGTGGCGGCCGGAACGACGAACCCGACGTACGTCGAGGAGAGCGACGAGGCGGCGCCGGCCTATCCCGACGCGGACCCCGCCCAGGCGGCGGTCGACGTGCACGGCGACTTCCGGACGAGGTTCGGCCTCTTCGTCCGGATCCGGAACTTCCTGCTGCGCCAGCGGATCCGGGCGCACGTCTTCAGCGGCATCGAGTTCATGATGTTCGTCTTCATCATCGGCCCGGTGATCGGCCAGATCGTGGTGACCACGGTCGTCTCCTCGGTGCTGCTGCTCGCCTTCGAGGCGCTGCTCGTCTTCAAGCTCTGGACCACCACGAAGACGTTCAACCGGCGGCTCGCGAAGCTGGAGAACTCGGCGCCCGCGCTCGTCTGACCCCACCGTGCACAGCGCCCCGGCGGTTCCCGCCGGGGCGCTGCCGTGTCCGCGGACGACTCTTTACGCGACGGATACAAGTTGGTAACTTGCTGAAACAACCTGCAAGAACTTTCACCACGTACCCGTGCCCTGAAAGAACTTGCGCCCCCCGTCCTCGCGTTCCCCTTCCTCAGCAGAAGGCGTCCCCATGCGAACGAGATCCCGTAGCCTCCTCGTCGGATCCCTCACGGCCCTCACCGCGGCAGCCGGCATCCTCACCGCCGTCACGCTGCCGACCACGGCCTCGGCCGCCGTGACCCTCAACAACAGCGACGTCACCGCGAACCTCTGGCAGTGGAACTTCGACTCCGTCGCGGCGGCCTGCACCGACCACCTCGGCCCGGCCGGCTACGGCGCGGTTCAGGTCGCCCCACCCCAGGACTCGGTCAGCCTCTCCTCCTCCAGCGACGGCGCGCACCCCTGGTGGGAGGTCTACCAGCCCACGTCGTACGAGATCGCGGGCCGGCTCGGCAACCGGACCGACTTCACCGACATGGTCACGGCCTGCCACAACGCCGGCGTCCGGGTCTACGTCGACGCGGTGGTCAACCACATGGCCGGCGCGAACAACACCCAGACCACGACGTACGGCGGGTCCACGTTCAGCCCGTCCGGATACAGCTACCCGTCGGTGCCGTACTCGTACAACGACTTCCACCACCCGAACGACGGGTACTGCAACGACGAAGACGGTGTCATCGACAACTGGAACGACATCAACGAGATCACCAACTGTGAACTGCTCTCGCTCTCCGATCTGAAGACCCAGGACTCCTCGGTGCGTACCAAGATCGCCGGATTCTTGAACAAGCTCATCGGGTACGGCGTGGACGGCTTCCGGATCGACGCGGCGAAGCACGTCTCGATCGGCGACTTCAGCGCGATCCGCGGGCAGCTCGCCACCACGACCGCGGAGGGCAAGGCCCCGTACATCGCTCAGGAGATCTTCCCCGGCGGGGTCTCGCCGTCCTCCTACACGCCGAACGGCGACGTGCTCGGGTTCTCCTACGCCTACGGGCTGAAGTCCCAGTTCGCGAACGGCACGCTCAGCAACCTCGCCGGCATCGGTTCCTGGAGCCTGGACGCGTCCAGCGCCCTGACCGCGGCCATGGTCACCAACCACGACCTGGAGCGGGACGGTTCGACGCTGCGCTACCAGGACGGCAGCCCCTACGTCCTGGCCAACTACTTCCTGCTCGCCTACCCGTACGGCCAGCCGTTCGTCTACGACGGTTTCGCGTTCTCCACGTCGGCGACCGGCGCGTCACCGCCCTCGGACTCCAGGGGTTTCGTCACCGGAACGAACTGCGCGAACGGCGCCTGGCAGTGCCTCACCCAGAGCACCGGCGTCAAGGGCATGGTCGGCTGGCGCAACGCCACCCAGTCGGTCAGCACCGTCTCGAACTGGACCGGCACCGCGAGCAACGTGATCGGTTTCAGCCGCGGCAACCTGGGCTGGTTCGGCGTGAACCGCTCCGGCAGCGCCTCCACCGCGACGTACCGGACCGGCCTGGCGGACGGCGCCTACTGTGACCGGATCACCGGCGGAGTGACGAGCGGCGGCACCTGCGCCGGCACGTCGATCACGGTCTCCGGCGGCACCGCGTCGATCACCATCCCGGCGAACGGCGCGGTCGCCGTCGACGTGAACGCGAAGCGGGGCACCACCGCGTCGCCGTCGGCCAGCGCGAGCGCCAGCCCGAGCACGAGTGTCAGCCCCAGCGTGAGCGTCAGCCCCAGCGTGAGCGTCAGCCCGAGCGCGAGCGTCAGCCCGAGCGCGAGCGCCGGCACCGGCACGGTCGCCGCGACGTTCAACGTCTACGCCACCACGACCACCGGGACCGACGTCTACGTGGTGGGCTCGAACGCCGCCCTGGGCAGCTGGAACACCGCGAACGCCGTCAAGCTGTCCGCCACCGGGTACCCGGTCTGGAGCTCCACGGTCGCGGTCCCGTCCGGCACGTCGTTCGAATACAAGTACATCAAGAAGGACGCCTCCGGAACCGTCACCTGGGAGAGCACCGCCAACCGAGCGGCCTCCACCGGCACGTCCCCGGTCACGTTCACCAACAGCTGGAACGTCGCGAACGCCACCACCGTGACCTTCACCGAGACCGCCACGACGAGCGCCGGCCAGAACGTCTACGTGGTCGGCTCGATCGACTCGCTCGGCGCCTGGAACCCGGCCAACGCCATCCCGCTCGCCGCCACGTCGTACCCGGCCTGGAGCCGCCCGGTCGCGGTCCCGCAGAACACCACGTTCCAGTACAAGTACATCAAGAAGGACGCCTCCGGAACCGTCACCTGGGAGTCCGGCAGCAACCGGTCCTACACCACCGGGACCTCCACCACCTACACCACAACCGACACCTGGAAGTGATCCGGAGCGGTCGCCCCCCGGACAAACACGAGGG is part of the Actinoplanes missouriensis 431 genome and encodes:
- a CDS encoding carbohydrate-binding module family 20 domain-containing protein, with the protein product MRTRSRSLLVGSLTALTAAAGILTAVTLPTTASAAVTLNNSDVTANLWQWNFDSVAAACTDHLGPAGYGAVQVAPPQDSVSLSSSSDGAHPWWEVYQPTSYEIAGRLGNRTDFTDMVTACHNAGVRVYVDAVVNHMAGANNTQTTTYGGSTFSPSGYSYPSVPYSYNDFHHPNDGYCNDEDGVIDNWNDINEITNCELLSLSDLKTQDSSVRTKIAGFLNKLIGYGVDGFRIDAAKHVSIGDFSAIRGQLATTTAEGKAPYIAQEIFPGGVSPSSYTPNGDVLGFSYAYGLKSQFANGTLSNLAGIGSWSLDASSALTAAMVTNHDLERDGSTLRYQDGSPYVLANYFLLAYPYGQPFVYDGFAFSTSATGASPPSDSRGFVTGTNCANGAWQCLTQSTGVKGMVGWRNATQSVSTVSNWTGTASNVIGFSRGNLGWFGVNRSGSASTATYRTGLADGAYCDRITGGVTSGGTCAGTSITVSGGTASITIPANGAVAVDVNAKRGTTASPSASASASPSTSVSPSVSVSPSVSVSPSASVSPSASAGTGTVAATFNVYATTTTGTDVYVVGSNAALGSWNTANAVKLSATGYPVWSSTVAVPSGTSFEYKYIKKDASGTVTWESTANRAASTGTSPVTFTNSWNVANATTVTFTETATTSAGQNVYVVGSIDSLGAWNPANAIPLAATSYPAWSRPVAVPQNTTFQYKYIKKDASGTVTWESGSNRSYTTGTSTTYTTTDTWK
- a CDS encoding CDP-alcohol phosphatidyltransferase family protein, translated to MAQRPTLATIRERTYKRRDAWWTVWLVDPLASRLVWLVAPWRWVTPNRLTFGAFLVGLGSAACFWQQDYTWLLAGAVLYHLSFVLDCMDGKIARLNGTGSLFGTWLDYVFDRLRVLACAVGLFGGQYLRTEDAIYPVLATLVIFVDMFRYLNALQMSKVKLTMKDRLLAAAVAAGTTNPTYVEESDEAAPAYPDADPAQAAVDVHGDFRTRFGLFVRIRNFLLRQRIRAHVFSGIEFMMFVFIIGPVIGQIVVTTVVSSVLLLAFEALLVFKLWTTTKTFNRRLAKLENSAPALV